DNA sequence from the Methanolobus sp. ZRKC5 genome:
CTACAATAGCAGTATTTGCAGCTAAAAATACACTGCTAAAGGGTTCTTCACATGCAGGACAGAATGTTGTTCCTACATCCACCTCAACGTAGTCAAGTTGAGGATTGAGGCGTTTCCCTGCCTCAGAAATTGCAACGCCTATTGCGTCATCTGATGATTTTACATCTCTTACCAACCAGGCAGCTTCAAGTGTAACATGATAATTTGACATTAGATATCTCCAGTTTATACTTCATTTCTTCTTCAAATAAATCTATATTCATATAGTAAATAACACGTCGTCATCAACATCGAAAAGACCAAGTCTTGCTCCCGCATCAAGCCATGCATGCCCATAACTAAAGCAGACAAGCGCATTGACAGGATCATCACACTTAACAAAGTGAAGACCGTCATTATAGTATGAGCTTGCCATATTATGATAGTCACTGGCAGCTTTATACATATGAGATTGAGGTATTGGGGCAAATTTCGCCTTTTCAAGTGCTTCCCTTAATAGTCTTTCATATCTCTTAACTTTTTCATTCAGGTCAGCAGCCATGTTATACTTGCCTCAACAGTGCTCATAGTTAATTATCTGTTCGCCCCAAACAACTTCTTGAATAATTTGCCTCCGCCTTCACTTTCATTCTCGACCGTAGGTTTCCTGGAAGGTTGCCTCTTTGGAGGTGGAGCGATATTAGAAGTCGGCTCAGGCATATTTACAACTGGTAGATCTATAATTGGCACATCTACAACCGGCACATCCATCATAATCTCCGGTTCAGGTACACTCGCCGAAGTTTGAAGCTCTGGCATCGGTCTACGAACAGGAGCCGGTCGTGATGCCTCGTGTTTCTCAGCAAGCATTTCTGCTGGTGGAGGAGGAGTCACCGTTCTTGCCGCCTTTAGCACGTTTACGGACTCACCACCATGCTTTGACTTTCTGATCCTGATGTCCACAAGCACAGGTCTTTCTATCTCATTACTAACCAGCATGGCAACCCCCGGCGGCAGACGCATGAGCTCTTCCTCTACATAGGAAGTAACTCCTTCAAGACCCTTGCTTATAGCCTTGAGGTCATTGGGGTTTGTGACTTTCATGATGACCTGAGTACCGCACTGTGAAAGTACGTTCTTATCTATCCTCGCAGGCCTCTGGGAAATTACCATCATACCAAGACCGAATTTTCGTCCTTCGGACGCTATTGTCCTGAGAATATCAGTACTTGTGGTCTTACTAAATCCTTTTTCAGGGGCATAGTTATGAGCTTCTTCTACAACAAGCATTCCCGGTGGAATCCGATTCAGCTTGCGTGCCTCAAAAAGACTGGTACACAAACTTGCAACTATCATGCTTTGCAATTCAGGTGTAACTCCCTTGAAATCAATGACGGATGCTTTTCCCTTCTGGAACAATTCCTCAATAGACGTCGGATTAGGAGAGAGTATGCCTGTGTCTCTTATCTGTTCAAGAACACTTATCACATTCCACTTGGCTTTGCTCTTATCGTTACCAACTTCAAATATTATATCTTCAATAGTGTAAGTTTCCATTTCGGAACGTATTTTTTGTATTGCTTCATACAATATTCCAGTGTGTGTGGTTGAAAAATTATCAGGGAAGATAGAGGTTAGGTCTTTGACCGTGAGATTCATCCCATTCAACCTGAAAAGATCATCTACATCCGGATTTAAGGATTTGCTTGCGGGTGTGTATACCTTGATCTTGGATCCATACCCTTTAGGAGCTACGCCAAAGCGTGAAAAATCCTCTTTTGCAGCCTCTCCGGGAACTTTTAAGGAAGAGTACTCACTGTGCGGGTCTATAATAAGGAGCGGAATATTCTGATCAAGCAACTCTTCAAGCAGAACTGAAGCTGTATAGGATTTACCGCTGCCGGTCTTTGCCAGTATACTGCAGTGTTTCTGTACAAGGCTGTTGACACTAAGTTGCACTTTGATATTCGTTCCTTCAAGCAGACCGATATTCATTTCATTGCCTGTAAGTCCAAGCACAGACCTTGTTAGCCCTTCATCAGCTGAAAATATAGGACTTCCCGGACTGAATGGTATTACAGGTGACCTGAGCATTCCAGTCTCATCCCTTGAACCAATTATCATGACCTCAGCGACTATCTTGTCATCACTTTTGTCCGCACGTTGTCCTTTCATTGCCTCTTCAATAGAAAATGAATCACTGTATCTCTTGATTGCCATTACCTGACCAAGAACCCATGTGTGATCTTTCTCATCTGAAGAAGCATCATGCCAGACTTTAACATATGCGCCCCTGTACACTTTTGAGCTATCAAAAACCATTACTTTGAACTCAAAGGTTCCGGTTTCTCCAAAAATTATGCCTACTGAACCTCTTACCATTTTTCATCCCTCAATTTCATGGTCTTTTCTTTTATGTTTATTATGTATTATTATATCTTCCCTCAGTCATCAAGTTCATCCAATATTTCCTGTGGTGCACCTAAGAGCTTGACAAATGCTTCAGCTTCTATAAAATGAAGTGATGCAGGGACAACAAGTATGTGCAATGGTTCACCAAAGTCTTCCTCCTGAAGATGACGCACATATCCGGCCTTGACAATAGGTTCATCAGAACCTGCCCTGGCAATACCAACAGCAATGGCATTTTCCATAACCCCTTCTCCCCGCCTCTTCTCGATCTCAAGGAGAAGTCCTAATGCCTGATTAACCGTCATATAACCCTTGTCCTTGTCTATATCCAGAAAGATCAGGGTGTGCATATCGTGTTCCTTGTTAAGCTTAATAGTATCGTACGGTGTTTCGGAAATTATAGTATTTCCACGGATACTGGTATATGGGTGAGGTACGGTGGATGCTTTTCCGAATCGATAATTCTGCAGACCGGAAAGACCACAGATAGCTGAAGCAATAGATGAGCCATGTATGAGTCGTGTATTAATGTCCATATCCTTTGCACGAAGGCGCAGGTCAACATGGGTCGTAGAGACCATGGTATCCCCGCCTGTAAGGAAGACGACATTCTTTTCCTGCGCCTCAGCAAGCCAGTTAGGAGATATCTCCACATCTTCCCTGGAAAGCACATGGATTGGTTTGCAATAGAGCGTTTCAAGTTCTTCTATAGTACTACCCATCAAACGGGAGGTATAGAATTCTGCAAATACCATATCAGCATTTTTTATAGCTTCGAGTCCTTTCAGGGAGATATCATTCTTATCAAAAAGGCCAAGTCCTATGAAAGTAAGCATAGTCCGCAAATATGCCTTTATGGGTTAAATGCTTTAAGAACGATAATAGAATGATAGCAAACAAAGGCAAGACTCGCAATGTTTTTATAGAACTACATACAGTTAGTTTCACTCATACATTATACTGATAAATTAAATTCATATATTATTGGAGGTCCTAAGTCATGGCAGGATATGGCAATCAGCCTATAATCATTGTTGATCCAAGTAAACAGCGCACTACAGGAAAAGATGCATTGTCAATGAACATCGCTTCTGCAAAAGCAGTTGCAAGTATTGTGAAAACCACCCTTGGTCCTAAAGGTATGGACAAGATGATGGTTAACATTATGGGTGACATAACCCTCACAAACGATGGTGCAACCATCCTTGATGAAATGGATATCGAACACCCTACTGCAAAAATGATCGTGGAGATCGCCAAAACCCAGGAAAAGATTGCTGGTGACGGAACAACCAGCGCAGTGGTCATGGCAGGTGCCCTACTTGATAAGGCACAGAAGCTCATAGAGACAGGCGTTCATCCAATAGTTCTTGTTAAAGGTTACACGATGGCAACCGAGAAGGCTCTAAGTATTCTCAATGATTATGCCATCACAGTAGATAAGACAGACAGCGAAATGCTTGAGAAAATAGCAAACACCTCCATCACAGGGAAAGCTTCAGAGATGGCAGGGGAACAACTTGCAAAGATATGCGTGGATGCTATCTATGCTATCGAATATGAAGGCAAGGTCAATGTTGATGAGGACATTGTAATGGTAAAGGAAGTAGGTGGCACAATCCACGATACTGAACTCATTAACGGCATAGCAATTAGAAAAGAGGCACTGCATACCGAAATGCCACGCCGCATAGAAAATGCTAAGATACTCCTTATTGATACTGATCTCACATTTGCCCAGACAAGTACAAAATCCAAGCTTCTGGTTGATAGTGCTGAGCAGTTAGCTGATTTCAAGGAGCAGGAAAAAGCAAACTTCATGGAACAGATTCAGAAGATAATTGATACTGGAGCAAATGCAGTATTCTGTTCTAAGAAGATAGATGATTATGCACTTCATTTCTTCAAAGAAGCAAATATGTATGCTACAAGGCGTTTAAGGGATGAGGATATGACCGTTCTTTCATATTCAACCGGTGCAACCCTTGTAAGAAATGTCAACGAGATGACAGCTGATGACCTTGGATATGCTGGACTTATTGAGCAGGAAGATGAGCATGAAGAGAAGACCTACATAAAGGGATTCAAAGAGGCAAGAACCATGACCATTCTCGTAAAGGGTGGCTCAGAGCATGTCACGGACAATATTGAACGTGTTTTCGATGATGCATTGCACGTAGTAGCGGCAGTGTATGAAGATGGAAAGATAGTACCTGGTGGTGGCGCATCTGAGATAGAGGTGGCACAGGCATTAAAAACCTATGCAGCATCTGTCGAAGGACGTGAACAGCTTGCAATAGTGGCATTTGCAGAAGCTATTGAAGAACTCCCAAGAACTATTGCAGAAAACTGTGGTTTTGATGTTATTGACACACTTATAAACCTGCGTGCAAAACATGGAACTATGAAAAATGCAGGTCTTGACATTGAGACCGGTGATGTTGTAGATATGCTTGAAAGAGGTATCGTAGACCCACTCAGAGTAAAGACACAGGCCATCAAATCAGCATCAGAATCAGCAGTATTGGTTCTGCGTGTTGATGACATGCTCCGCGCAAGAGAGCAGGCCATGATGGATGTAGCTCCAGAGCACAACATCCACAATTACGACATGAGCTGAATGATGTAAAAGAGGGTTTAACCTCTTTTCACCTTTCTTTTTTATTGCTTTTTTAATCATTTTAATTTGTTGTTTAGACCTTATCCCTGAAACTTGTTTTTGATTCACTACTGAAAAAACGATTTTTAATAACCGGGCATACTTTAGTGTTCTACCATAGTTTAATCAGAGATTACATATTGAGATGATTAATCATTATATATAACAGAAACGTTTATATCCAATGGATAACTTGTATATCATGATAAACCATGACAGAAAACTACTACAACAACAACATAGACCTCACTAAGTTTGCCACGATACTGACCTCACTTGCAGTAACAATGATAGCATATTATTCACTCTTCAATTATCATGGCATGATCTAAGGTTCTGCCATAATAACTATTATCTTTCCTCCGATGCTTTTCTGTTTTTAATATTTCTTGTCAATTTAAAAATAAATTTACTCCATAGTTCCACATATGCAGTGATAATTTAAATAAATTAGTTACAATCAAGTAAAAAAATATAACTTACTATGCATCTGCTTTATTCAATAGTTTCCAGTCTAAATGTGCAATGTTTAGAAAAAAATAGACTATGTGAGTATTTTTAAATAAATAATGAAGACATTATTTATATATGTAAATATAATATTCAACTTGAATGTCATCCTTAAAATGCATCATGTTGGAAAAATATCGAGTTCCAGCCATTATATTCTTGTCATTAATTTTACTATCAACATCTGCCACTGCATCATCCTGGCATGTGGAAACAGTTGACAACAATAGCATTGTTGGATACTACACTTCCCTTGCATTTGATTCAGCAGACAGACCAGCAATAAGTTATTACGATAGCACAAATGGAAATCTTCAATATGCTTTTTATGACAGCAACCAATGGATCATTGAAACAATTGATAACAATGAATCTGTTGGATACTACACTTCCCTTGCATTTGACCTGGCAGATAAACCAGCAATAAGTTATTACGATAACAATAATGGAGACCTCAAATATGCTTATTACGATGGCAACCAATGGAAAATGCAGATTGTTGATAGCGTAGACAATGTTGGAAGATACACATCTCTTGCATTTGACTGCTCAAATAATCCAGCAATAAGTTACCATGATGACACAAACGGGACTCTCAAATATGCCCATTACGATGATAATGGATGGCAGATTGATATAATAGACAATGGTGGTGATGTTGGACTATACACTTCGCTGGCATTTGACCTGACAGATAAGCCAGCAATAAGTTATGAGGACAACACGAACTATAGCCTCAAATATGCTTATTATGATAACAACACATGGAATGTGAATACAATTGACAGCAATGGCTACGTTGGACAATATACATCCCTTGGATTTGATTCTGAAAATAAACCAGCAATAAGCTATCTTGATGCTGGTGTTAACAACCATCTCAAATTTGCTTATTACGATGGCAGCCAATGAAATGTAGAAACAATAGACAACAGCGGATACGTTGGACAATACACATCTCTTGCATTTGATTTGCAAGATAAACCAGCAATAAGCTATTACGATGTCACTAACAGAGATCTTAAGTATACCTATTACAATGGCAACAGATGGAAGACTGAAACAGTTGATAGCATTGGTGATGTCGGACGATACACATCCCTTGCTTTTAATTCGACAGATGAAGTAGCCATTAGTTATTACGACAGTACCGAGATGACACTCAAATATGCCACTGTTTTGAAGCCAGGTTTTCTTTCAGTCAATTCTTCCATACCAGATGCTATAATATATGTAGATGAAGCTAAACAGGCCATCCAGACCAACACAACTCTGGTACTTGAAGTCGGAACATACAACATAACTGTGGTAAAAGATTTCTATGAAACACCTGCATATCAGATGGTCACTATTAATGGATCCAATCCTGCAATAGAATTTTCAATGGTACCAATCTTACCTGAAGCTGATTACACAACAAATACAACATCAGGAATTGCACCGCTAAATGTTGCATTCACAGATCAATCTACAGATGGCCCAACTATGTGGAACCTGTCATTTGGTGATGGACAATGGTGTAATACAACGGATGAATCAGCAGTTAGTACCACACATGAATACACCAATTCCGGAATATATACTGCAACACTTACTGTTAGTGCAAGGGGATTATCTAACAGCACATCGACAACAATTACAGTGAATTCACCTCCCTCACCAATTCCATCGAATAGTAACTCCGAAAGCTCTGAACAAACTGCTCCAGACCAAAAAGAAAAAGTCATGGAAACCACGACCTCATCAATAATAAGAGTTAATAACGGTGCTGAAGTTGAATTTAATTTCTCTGAGAGTAATACACCAATTACAGGAATAACCTTTGATTCAAAGAACAACAAAGGCCTTGTTATGGCCAGAGTAGATGTACTCAAAGATACACCTGATGGAGTATTTTCCCCTCCAGGCACTTCTTATAAGCTCATAAGTATAAATGTAGGAAATGAAGGTACAATCTCGACAGACAGTGCTGACAATATCAACATCCATTTCAGGGTCAGTAAGGAATGGGCAGCGGTGAATAAAATGGATACATCCACAATACGCATGACAAGATATCATGATGATCAATGGGATGACCTTCCAACCATCCATGTCGATGAAGATGATGAATTGATATACCTCACCACCCAAACACCTGGCTTTTCAATCTTTAGTATTGTAGGCTTTAAAGCTGGGGAAAGGATAGGAGATGAAGAAATGATGTTGTCAACGTCTGAATATACTCAAGAACCTGAACCAGAAACAGAGAATATGGAAGTTCGTACTACCCCAGGATTTACAATTATTACAGGGATTGTCATCGTATTTATTGCAGCCCTTAGGAACAGAAAACAGAAATGAGAGTAGATAGTTAACCGTCCTTTCATTACTTATCCACATACATTCTTTTAGAGATCACTCACATATAATGAATGATTAATCATGACATATAACCCATACACTTATATAGAGTGATGCACTTGTATATCATGATAAATCATGACAGAACACTACTACAACAACAATATAGATCTAACGAAATTTGCCACGATGCTGACCGGACTTGCTGCTACAATGATGGTATATTATTCCCTCATGGCATGATCAAAGTATCTGCCATGAGAAGTTTTTATGTAACTATTCAGCCTAGCTCACTTCCATCAAGCTGATTTCTTCATCCACGATCAATTCTGCAACTTTGGAACAAATGAATTGCCATAAAATATTGCACTAATTGCATCGATAACAGATTCAGAATTCTTATTAACAGTAGACACGTATCCTCTTATACGGCAGAAATTTTTTGCACCCTGTTCACTGCGGAAAGTACCTGATATCTTCTGCTGTACTTTCGTCATTCTGATATCTCTTTCAGCCTGATTGTTATCAAACGGAACGTTTTGGTCGTACATAAATCGTAAGATATCCTCTTTATGGCCAATAAACCTATCCAGCAAATTCTTTACCGTGGTCTGCTTCTTACGTCCTCGTTTTTTAGACCGCACATTTGATTCCGGATCAGGAGGATTTTCATTCACTCCTAAACAAGTTATGTGATCATAATCCTCACTGAACCTTTGAATTAGCTCAGTATCTAAAAGATCATTATCAACATGATGTTTAATGCATATCAAGAGATCACTCATTATCTTTGGCCACTGTTGATCCCTGTTTTCGGAAGCTCCAGTTAACTCTCGTAATAAATGTGCATTACATAATGAATGTTGACATTCATATTTGTTGTACGGTTTCCAAAAATCATGTGTTGCAACACCAGTGTAACCTGGTAATATGCCCATAGCATCCATTGCTTCTGAGCCCCTTTTGCGATGTGCAAAATAATAGGTCAGTTTGTCTGTACCTGCCACATGAAGCCAATTACGAACTGCATTTATTCTCATTCCTGTTTCATCCAGATTGATGACAGGAGATTCTTTCAGGAGATGTTTCACTGTATTTTCAAAAGCTCCAAGCTTCTCAAAACAACTACGTTCCGTGTTCACCAAAGTAGCAGGACTTATCTTGCATCCCAAAATATCAGAGAACAACTTGGTAACACGCTGATAAGGAAGTAATTGGTAAGTGTGCAAATAAACTGCAAATGACTTAACTCGATGACCGTATTGAGTCGGCTGAGTTACACCATCTGGAAAAAGAGCTTTGTTTACATGAGAACATTTGGGACATGTTTTAATCTCGCAACGATGTTCAATGCAATTGATAGTTATAGGAGGAATGTCAAAGACCTGTCTTCTTTCATAGTCAGAGGGAACAGAAGCTAACGATCTCCCACAATTGACGCATTGATTAACAGGATGAACAATAACTTCATCCGGATCATCATTTATTCTTAATGTAGTACCAGGATGACCGTTTTGACCACCTACATGCTTATTGGTCTTTTTTCTTTGACTTTTAACGGTTGGTTTATTCCGTGCATAAGAATCAGTAGAAGGTGGTTTGCTACTGTTGCGACTATTCTTTTCAAGCATTTCT
Encoded proteins:
- a CDS encoding DUF555 domain-containing protein: MSNYHVTLEAAWLVRDVKSSDDAIGVAISEAGKRLNPQLDYVEVDVGTTFCPACEEPFSSVFLAANTAIVGLVLEMKVFDAESPEHAARIAKSVIGKALRDVPLDVVDVGEFE
- a CDS encoding DUF357 domain-containing protein, which produces MAADLNEKVKRYERLLREALEKAKFAPIPQSHMYKAASDYHNMASSYYNDGLHFVKCDDPVNALVCFSYGHAWLDAGARLGLFDVDDDVLFTI
- a CDS encoding ATP-binding protein is translated as MVRGSVGIIFGETGTFEFKVMVFDSSKVYRGAYVKVWHDASSDEKDHTWVLGQVMAIKRYSDSFSIEEAMKGQRADKSDDKIVAEVMIIGSRDETGMLRSPVIPFSPGSPIFSADEGLTRSVLGLTGNEMNIGLLEGTNIKVQLSVNSLVQKHCSILAKTGSGKSYTASVLLEELLDQNIPLLIIDPHSEYSSLKVPGEAAKEDFSRFGVAPKGYGSKIKVYTPASKSLNPDVDDLFRLNGMNLTVKDLTSIFPDNFSTTHTGILYEAIQKIRSEMETYTIEDIIFEVGNDKSKAKWNVISVLEQIRDTGILSPNPTSIEELFQKGKASVIDFKGVTPELQSMIVASLCTSLFEARKLNRIPPGMLVVEEAHNYAPEKGFSKTTSTDILRTIASEGRKFGLGMMVISQRPARIDKNVLSQCGTQVIMKVTNPNDLKAISKGLEGVTSYVEEELMRLPPGVAMLVSNEIERPVLVDIRIRKSKHGGESVNVLKAARTVTPPPPAEMLAEKHEASRPAPVRRPMPELQTSASVPEPEIMMDVPVVDVPIIDLPVVNMPEPTSNIAPPPKRQPSRKPTVENESEGGGKLFKKLFGANR
- the dph5 gene encoding diphthine synthase encodes the protein MLTFIGLGLFDKNDISLKGLEAIKNADMVFAEFYTSRLMGSTIEELETLYCKPIHVLSREDVEISPNWLAEAQEKNVVFLTGGDTMVSTTHVDLRLRAKDMDINTRLIHGSSIASAICGLSGLQNYRFGKASTVPHPYTSIRGNTIISETPYDTIKLNKEHDMHTLIFLDIDKDKGYMTVNQALGLLLEIEKRRGEGVMENAIAVGIARAGSDEPIVKAGYVRHLQEEDFGEPLHILVVPASLHFIEAEAFVKLLGAPQEILDELDD
- the thsA gene encoding thermosome subunit alpha gives rise to the protein MAGYGNQPIIIVDPSKQRTTGKDALSMNIASAKAVASIVKTTLGPKGMDKMMVNIMGDITLTNDGATILDEMDIEHPTAKMIVEIAKTQEKIAGDGTTSAVVMAGALLDKAQKLIETGVHPIVLVKGYTMATEKALSILNDYAITVDKTDSEMLEKIANTSITGKASEMAGEQLAKICVDAIYAIEYEGKVNVDEDIVMVKEVGGTIHDTELINGIAIRKEALHTEMPRRIENAKILLIDTDLTFAQTSTKSKLLVDSAEQLADFKEQEKANFMEQIQKIIDTGANAVFCSKKIDDYALHFFKEANMYATRRLRDEDMTVLSYSTGATLVRNVNEMTADDLGYAGLIEQEDEHEEKTYIKGFKEARTMTILVKGGSEHVTDNIERVFDDALHVVAAVYEDGKIVPGGGASEIEVAQALKTYAASVEGREQLAIVAFAEAIEELPRTIAENCGFDVIDTLINLRAKHGTMKNAGLDIETGDVVDMLERGIVDPLRVKTQAIKSASESAVLVLRVDDMLRAREQAMMDVAPEHNIHNYDMS
- a CDS encoding PGF-pre-PGF domain-containing protein; amino-acid sequence: MQDKPAISYYDVTNRDLKYTYYNGNRWKTETVDSIGDVGRYTSLAFNSTDEVAISYYDSTEMTLKYATVLKPGFLSVNSSIPDAIIYVDEAKQAIQTNTTLVLEVGTYNITVVKDFYETPAYQMVTINGSNPAIEFSMVPILPEADYTTNTTSGIAPLNVAFTDQSTDGPTMWNLSFGDGQWCNTTDESAVSTTHEYTNSGIYTATLTVSARGLSNSTSTTITVNSPPSPIPSNSNSESSEQTAPDQKEKVMETTTSSIIRVNNGAEVEFNFSESNTPITGITFDSKNNKGLVMARVDVLKDTPDGVFSPPGTSYKLISINVGNEGTISTDSADNINIHFRVSKEWAAVNKMDTSTIRMTRYHDDQWDDLPTIHVDEDDELIYLTTQTPGFSIFSIVGFKAGERIGDEEMMLSTSEYTQEPEPETENMEVRTTPGFTIITGIVIVFIAALRNRKQK
- a CDS encoding IS66 family transposase, with protein sequence MCIDREEILAVYEAGPEAVVELVTRLLGIIEHQSLQIAQLEERVRHLEEMLEKNSRNSSKPPSTDSYARNKPTVKSQRKKTNKHVGGQNGHPGTTLRINDDPDEVIVHPVNQCVNCGRSLASVPSDYERRQVFDIPPITINCIEHRCEIKTCPKCSHVNKALFPDGVTQPTQYGHRVKSFAVYLHTYQLLPYQRVTKLFSDILGCKISPATLVNTERSCFEKLGAFENTVKHLLKESPVINLDETGMRINAVRNWLHVAGTDKLTYYFAHRKRGSEAMDAMGILPGYTGVATHDFWKPYNKYECQHSLCNAHLLRELTGASENRDQQWPKIMSDLLICIKHHVDNDLLDTELIQRFSEDYDHITCLGVNENPPDPESNVRSKKRGRKKQTTVKNLLDRFIGHKEDILRFMYDQNVPFDNNQAERDIRMTKVQQKISGTFRSEQGAKNFCRIRGYVSTVNKNSESVIDAISAIFYGNSFVPKLQN